In Suncus etruscus isolate mSunEtr1 chromosome 2, mSunEtr1.pri.cur, whole genome shotgun sequence, the genomic stretch GCTGAAAGCATCTGTCAAAGTAAGAGAGAAGCTTTGAGTGAGGGAACCCTGGGATCCATCCATGTTGCCTGGCAGACACAAAAGCAAAGCTGCCTAGCATTGGAGATCtggggttttctttttcctttttttttttttttttttctttcggtttttgggttacacccggcagcgctcaggggttactcctggctctatgctcagaaatcggtcctggcaggctaggggatcatatgggatgccgggaatcgaaccaccgtccttctgcatgcaaggcaaatgccttacttccatgctatctctccggcccctttatttatttatttatttatttatttatttatttatttatttatttatttatttatttatttggtttttgggccacacccgtttgatgctcaggggttactcctggctatgtgctcagaaatcgcccctggcttggggggaccatatgggacgccgggggatcgaaccgaggtccttccttggctagcgcttgcaaggcagacaccttacctccagcgccacctacccggcccacctttatttattttttgttggtgtgtgtgtgtgtgtttaactttGTGATTTTTGTATCCTGCTttggtattacttctggctctgtgcagggCTGATCATGTGGTGCTGCGAATTTTGCAAAAGGTTGGCCCTTTGCAAGGTGAACAGTCTTCTGGTCTTCTCCACTGCCCTCTCTAACCtggtgtattttgtttttgtcttggatCACATCTGCTGTTGctaactcctggcagtctcagtggATCGCGTGGGGGTTCTAGAGACTGAGTGCTGGCATAATCTCTGCTGtacgcaaagcaagcaccttacctactccAGCCCCAGTGTTCTTCATCTTAATCAGAATgagtttattggtttgggggccacacccagaggtgctcagggctgactcttggctttgagatcgggatcattcctagcaatgcttgggTGACCGAAGGGGGTGCAggggttgaacctaggtcagctatgtgcaaggctaacaccctcccttctgtactgtctctctggcttttACTGTAGTGACTTAGATTTGAGTGTTCACAGATCAGTGGCTGTGCTTGGCAAGGCTCCTTCCTTGTTTCCCGGCTTTCCCCTTCTTTGCCCCTGATCACTGTGCTTTGCGCTGGAATTGGAGTTGCACAAGCACTTCGTGTGTTTTGTTGACCACCAGTTGCTCTAAAAAAGGCCTGGCTCTCGGCTTTCTGGGTAGAAGGTGTATGTGGTGAAGATGGGCAGATGTGGTAGAGAACAGCGCTGGGGGCTTCTCCCAGGCTGTTTGCGAAGACGAGAAGCCAACCATCTTGGCTCAAAGGCTCCAGGAGACTTGGAGTATGCATACCATCTCCTGTTTCAACACCAGGCGAGAACCACTGTCTCTGGTCAACCTGCGGAAGAGGAGTTTGGAGTCTGGAGAGGAGGAGTTGCCTTCCAGGCTGGACCACTACAAAGCCAAGGCTACCCGGCACATCTTCCTCATCAGGCACTCCCAGTACCACGTGGAGGCCTCCCAGGAAAAGGACCGCACCCTGACGCCCCTGGGTACGAGACTGGTTTCTGTGGGACTCAGGGATTGTTGGGCTTTGAGAGTAATAGCAGCCTGACAGacaagcttttgttttgttttgttttgacccacacctggctgttcttGGCAAgtcccaagtcccaccagaatGTCAGTCCctgcagtgtttgggggaacctTGTGGAGCTGGAAACCAGATCTgtgcctcctgcatgtaaagcactACTTAACTCATTGAGTCTCTGACCCaacacagattaaaaaaatattttcccctcccctaacaaataaaaatttataaagagtttcggggccagagatagcatggagatgcatgcagagggatggtggttcgaatcccagcatcccatgtggtctcctgagcctgccaggagcgatttgtgagcgtagagccaggaggaacccctgagcgctgccaggtgcgacccaaaaacaaaaaacaaccaggggcccagagagatagcacagctgcgtttgccttgcaagcagccaatccaggaccaaaggtgattggttcgaatcccggtgtcccatatggtcccccatgcctgccaggagctatttctgagcagacagccaggagtaacccctgagcaacgccgggtgtgccccagaaacaaaacaaaaacaaaaaaacaaccaccaaaaaaatattaaagagttttaAGTCTGTCTGTAGGGAAAGATACTTCATTCTGCTTGATTTAACTTAATATTAAGGTTTATTCAGCATTTGCAGATCATTGTGTCTGGACTTAGCTTTGGAGTCTGTAGATGAGGGAGCAGATCTCTCATCCCTGCTGCAGTGTTCCTTGCATAGTGCTGCCAAGATGGCCGTGGTCTCTGCCTGTGCAAATGTGTCCAAAGGAGAAGTTTCTAGGGAAGAAAATGCAAGATGGTCTCAGGTAGTTTGTATGTGTTGCTGACATTGAATTCAGGGCAAGTTTGGCAACCTAAAATAGTTCCTTTGAATGAATAAGAGACAtttgtgtaggggccagagtgatagtacagcgattagggcatttgccaagACGGTGGTTGACCCCTGTATCTCTTATGGTCGCCgaacctttcaggagtgattcctgaacgtagagccaggaataattcctgagtatcccCACGTGTAGCCCCAACACCTTCCCTGCCCCCCCAAAGAGAACCAAAGTTAATGCATTTAAttaagcatttgcctttgcatCAGTTTGTGCTTATTGTCCCTGAGATCAGTCTATTGCAATCAGTGGGTCTCTGAGTTGacacacaatctttttttttgtttgtttgtttggtttttgtttttggttcacacccagctgtgctcaggggttactcttggctctatgctcagaaatcgcacctggtaggcttgggggaccatatggattgctgggatttgaaccaccctccttctgcatgcaaggcaaatttcctacctccatgctatctctggccagACCCCAGAATCTTTTTGGAGTCAAGTAGGAAAGGTGTGAGAGGCCCTGAGGGAGGAAACAGCCCTTCCCATTGCTTACTGTTCTTCCCTGTGGTGCTAACAATCCCTGGAGAGTCTATTTGATTTTACCAGTTGAATGCCTCAGGAGGGCCTGCCTAGTGGTACTGCCATGTCTGTGATGTAAGAGACTACATGTGATTCTCTGTTAATCCCATCTTCAAGGGCGGGAACAAGCTGAACTCACTGGTCTCCGGCTTGCAAGTTTGGGgttgaaatttaataaaattgtccATTCCTCTATGACCCGAGCGATAGAAACCACTGACATCATCAGCAAGCACCTTCCAGGTGAGTCCCTGGGGTGCAGAAGAAATGGGGAGAGGAGGAAGGTGGGGCCCGGCTGACATTGCTTCCTGCAGGCGTCAGCAGAGTCAGCACAGACTTGCTGAGGGAAGGCGCCCCCATTGAACCTGACCCACCTGTGTCTCACTGGAAGCCAGAGGCCGTGGTAAGAACTTGCCCGTGTTTGTGCTGGCTCCTCTTCCCACCTCTTCTATGTCTCTGTTCCTTTGGTGATAGTTGTCTCCTGGCCACCTCCGTGCTGCCATTCCTTTTTCTGCCTTCAGCAGTATTACGAAGATGGAGCCCGGATCGAGGCTGCCTTCCGTAACTACATCCACCGGGCAGATGCCAAGCAGCAAGAGGACAGTTTTGAGATCTTCATCTGCCATGCCAATGTCATCCGCTACATCGTGTGTCGGTGAGGGTCTTCATAAGCACTTGGCCCACTTCTTCCCCTGACAGCCTGGGACTACTCACCGTCCTGCCTCTCTCATCATCTTGATAATTTGAGGGGaaatgatgtttttgtttttggtgtatgggccacatctggtggtgctcaggccttactcttggcttagtgctcagggatcacacctggctggctATTTGGTGGCTTAGAAAGAAGCGGCAGTAATGTTGGTCTCGTTAGCAAACATGAATTACTTTACTAGAAAGCAGCTCCTGTGTGCTGCAGCAGGAAAAGATACgggctgtatttctttttttttttttgctttttttggggccacacccggcgttgctctctctgggcccatatggGCTGTATTTCTATGAAACTAGTGTGCTTCTGTCTCACGTGCAGATCTGGGTTGATCCTTTTCTAAAAGCTGGCTGGGCTCTGGTCTTCCCCGTATTGATGGAGGGGGTTACTATTCGGCAGTAGCACTCCCCTCTACATGTGAACTCATAAAGACAACTCCCCATTCTGGCATGTTCTCCTTTCTTCCCCAGGGCTCTGCAGTTCCCACCAGAAGGCTGGCTCCGTCTTTCCCTCAACAACGGCAGCATCACCCACTTGGTAGTTCGGCCTGATGGCCGAGTTGCGCTTAGGACCCTTGGGGACACAGGCTTCATGCCTCCTGACAAGATCTCACGATCCTGAGGCCTGCCCGAGGCCTGCACTCCGCTCTCGCCCTCCACTCAGCTCTCCTGTGGTGTCTTCCTTCGCAGGTCAACTCTGGTTACATTTCCTTTCTCCAGGACAAAAAAGAACTCCTTAAGTGTGATGTGATAGCACTGGAGGCCCAGGATGAAAAAGGGAATCAGTCAGACCATCTTCTCGTACCTTCTTGTGTCCCAGGGCTAGCCTGTGGGATTTACGGAGACCTGTGTTGGGGATTGGACAGATACCTTCACTGCATGGACCTTGCACTGAACGTCTTAGCTCATGGTCACAACCAGCCATTAACCCCCAGACTTGTTGGCTGAGCCCATCAGCATCAGAGCCGTGGAGCGGTGTATTTGAGCTTCCATTTGGAAAAGCTTCCGTATTTCCTTTACACCCTTTTGTTTAAACTTAAGTACTTGTCAGATGTGTTCTTTAATTGGCTTCTTGCTTTGAAAACCAGTCTCACACTCCAAAATTATGGAGCACGTCAGTTAGACCTGAACTAAACTTTCTGGGTCTTTCCAGCACACGAGCACCTGGACAGGTGAGAGGGGGAAAGATAATAACCCGAGGCGgcctgttttaataaaatatccgGCAGTTCAGTTTTAATTTGCTCCTTCAAAACCATAAATTTATGGATTATGATATTTGATGTATCCATCCCACGTGTTAATTATGGAAAATCGTGAAGTAATTTCTGTGAAGTGGTTATAAACTTTTTCTGCAATCAGTGCAACTAGTTGGAATATTTGATCCATTTCTCTTGTCAACTTTGggaataactataaaataaaaatttattttactgtttttttaaaagctttgacttttattttatttgggcttTTCAGCCACACCTAGCTGGTAGGCATTATAGTGGTGGGAATGGAATCAGTGCTGATCATGTACAAGGGAAGCACGTTAATCCTGTATTCTctagcttattattttttttattttgggacatacctggtggtgctcaggtatgctaagatttcttctggctctgtgctcagaaatcgctcctggctgctCCCACAACCTTACTCCAGGGGCTTTTGCCTGTACAGTGCCCTGGCATTGCCTGAGGGTACAAGAAAAGCACATTTTCCTCCCCAGGAAGACTGTTTCCGTTGGGGCCTACAAGGTGAGCTGACAGTTGCTATTGGGTGGGTGTTATATATGGAGGCTTTTTATATATCCCTGTAATATCCTtttctctgcctgttgtcccacctccgatcttccaggtgggggcgctgttgagagcctaataagTAGTTTTCTAGCAaataaaaaatcgctcctggcaagtttgggggaccatatggaatgccaggaatcaaacctggattcatcctgggttggcctgcatgcaaggcaaacatcctactgctgagctattgctctggcccctctatagcttatttaaaaaataaaaagtattttctttgagcttctcccagtggtgctcagggacgaTTTGTAATACATTGTGCAGGATTTTGAAGACGGTGGAAGGCCTGTTCCCAAAAatactgggggaccatgtgatgttAGGGATCTACCTGGGTCCACTTGCATACAAATCGTGTTCCAGCCCATTgcatgctcttttattttttttaaccaggtATTTGCCACCAGGatcatttttttgagggggggcacacccagcagcgctcagggattcttcctggctctgcattcagaaattgctcctggaaggcccaggaggcaatatggaatgctgggaatcaaacccgggtctgttcaaggttggctgc encodes the following:
- the PGAM5 gene encoding serine/threonine-protein phosphatase PGAM5, mitochondrial isoform X1, whose translation is MAFRQALQLAACGLAGGSAAVLFSAVAVGKPRGGGDAEPRGIELSAGPGPGRPRPGVWDPNWDRREPLSLVNLRKRSLESGEEELPSRLDHYKAKATRHIFLIRHSQYHVEASQEKDRTLTPLGREQAELTGLRLASLGLKFNKIVHSSMTRAIETTDIISKHLPGVSRVSTDLLREGAPIEPDPPVSHWKPEAVQYYEDGARIEAAFRNYIHRADAKQQEDSFEIFICHANVIRYIVCRALQFPPEGWLRLSLNNGSITHLVVRPDGRVALRTLGDTGFMPPDKISRS
- the PGAM5 gene encoding serine/threonine-protein phosphatase PGAM5, mitochondrial isoform X2; this encodes MAFRQALQLAACGLAGGSAAVLFSAVAVGKPRGGGDAEPRGIELSAGPGPGRPRPGVWDPNWDRREPLSLVNLRKRSLESGEEELPSRLDHYKAKATRHIFLIRHSQYHVEASQEKDRTLTPLGREQAELTGLRLASLGLKFNKIVHSSMTRAIETTDIISKHLPGVSRVSTDLLREGAPIEPDPPVSHWKPEAVYYEDGARIEAAFRNYIHRADAKQQEDSFEIFICHANVIRYIVCRALQFPPEGWLRLSLNNGSITHLVVRPDGRVALRTLGDTGFMPPDKISRS